The following DNA comes from Arthrobacter sp. SLBN-83.
CCCTTCTCCTGTGCGGCGGCAAGGACCTGATCGTACTGCGCCAGGGAGGCCACCGGTGGCTTTTCCACATAGACGTCCATCCCGGCGGACAGCGCGGCGAGGGCCAGCGGCGCGTGGGTTTGGATGGGGGTGGCAAGAATGACGACGTCGGCACCCGGCTGTGCGGCCAGCAGCGAGTCCAGATCGGGGAAGACGGCAACCGTATCGGCCAGGGTGCCGGCCTGCGGCGGAAGGGGATCGGCCACTGCCACCAGTTGCAGGGCACCGGCTGCCTCGAGCCGGGCCAGGTTGGCGAGGTGGCGCTCGCCGAAGCCGTGCACGCCCACCAGCGCAACCCGGGGGATGGCGGTGGAGGTCGGCTGTTGCTGGGCGGATTCCGCTGGGTGCTGTGTGGTCACGTGGGTCCTCGGTGCTGTTGGAAAGGGGGTCAAGAGGTCAGTGTCCCGGCCAGGAAATCGAGGGCCTCGTCCTGCATGCCCGCCGTGAACACGTGCCCGCCCGGCCAGAAGCTGCCGGTGTAGGCGTCCGTGCCGGGGTGCAGGGATTGCAGCAGTTGGTCCGCCTGGCGCATCCCGTCCTCCGGGAACAGCTCATCCGCCAGGGCGTACTGCACCAGAAAGCGTGCTGTTTCCGCCCGGCAGGTGAGCTCCGGCCAGTCGCCCAGTTTCCACAGGCCGGGAGTCTGCAGCAGCCAGGAGTGCGCGTCCAGGTAGGCGGGGAAGAGCGACTCGAAGGTGGTCATCATGCAGGTGACCACAGCGGCCCGGACGCGCGGGCTGAGGGCGGCGAGGGCAAGGGAGCGGCCGCCGCCGCCCGAGAAGCCGATGCAGCCCAGCCTGTCCTGGTCGACGTCCGGAAGTGCTGCCAGGATGTCCAGGGCGGCAAGGTCGTCATGCGCCACCATGCCGGCCAGGCTGGTGCCCAGCAGGCCGGCTGCCTTGGCAACGGTGTCTTCATGAAAGCCGGCAGCGGCGTTGTATTCCTCCGCCTCGGAAGGCACTACGCCGTCCTCCCGCCACTGCGCCCGCCTCGCCGCTGTTGCGGAGGCCGTCCGCCATGGGGGAGTTTCGAGGTTGAACCTGCGGCTGCCCCACGCGAATGTGTCGTGGGCCAGGACGGCAAATCCCCGGCGGGCGATGTCGGTGGCCAGGGCGCGGCCGTCATAGTGTCCTGCGCGGGCAGCGGCAGCCGACGGGTGGTTGTCCGGGAGTTCCACCAGCCGGTCGGCCCCGCCGAACTTGTTCCCGCCGTGGCAGTGCAGTGCCAGGACGCCCGGCAGCGGACCAAGACTCCCGGCCGGCTTCACCAGCCAGCCCGTAGTCCGTGGACCGAAGCCCAACTGCCAGCTGAGCTGGGAGGTGGTGGCGCCGTCGTATGTTTCCTCCCAGTGCACCGTCACCTCAGGAAGTGCCCCGCGGTCCGGGACGCCCAGCGCGTCTGACAGTTCCTGCGCCGCAGCGCTGGAGGCCTGGTGGCGCTGATGGTCCCGGACGTAGGCGGGCCAGTCCTCATAGCCGGCGATCGCGCTGGGCCGTGCTGTTGGAGTCATGTGGCTGGCCTCCTTACTTGGGTAGTTCCGGTGCTGTGGCGTGGCTGGTTGCCGTGGTGGATCAGGCGAGGTTCTGGTTGACCTCGGAGATCATGCCTTTGGCGGCATCGCGAGGGGAGATCTTTCCGAAGAGTACATCCGTGTTGTAGCGGTTCAGAACTTCCATGGTGGCCGATGAGCCTGCCGGGAACGGCTTGGGTGCCTGAATCTTCATCCCGGCGATCCGGTCAAGGTACGCCGCCTCCTTCTGCTGGGTTTCCTTCAGCAAGGGAGTGATGCCCGCCTTCAGTTCCGTGTTGGCTGGCATGCCCCGGTCGCTCTTGATCTTTGACGCTGCGTCCATGTTGTTGACCAGGTAGTTGATGAAGAGGGCCGCTTCCTTTGACTGTGGCGACTTGGAGGAGATGGCGTATTCCATGGAGGAACGCAGCCAGGAACCGGGCCGGGTGCTTTCACCGGGCAGCTTCACCATGACCAGGGGCGCACCGGAGTAGGACGTCATCTGGTTGCTCCAGGAAATTTTCATCCCCTGCTTCCCCTGGCCCATCAGGGTCATTTCGGGCTGCGCCGAG
Coding sequences within:
- a CDS encoding acetylxylan esterase encodes the protein MTPTARPSAIAGYEDWPAYVRDHQRHQASSAAAQELSDALGVPDRGALPEVTVHWEETYDGATTSQLSWQLGFGPRTTGWLVKPAGSLGPLPGVLALHCHGGNKFGGADRLVELPDNHPSAAAARAGHYDGRALATDIARRGFAVLAHDTFAWGSRRFNLETPPWRTASATAARRAQWREDGVVPSEAEEYNAAAGFHEDTVAKAAGLLGTSLAGMVAHDDLAALDILAALPDVDQDRLGCIGFSGGGGRSLALAALSPRVRAAVVTCMMTTFESLFPAYLDAHSWLLQTPGLWKLGDWPELTCRAETARFLVQYALADELFPEDGMRQADQLLQSLHPGTDAYTGSFWPGGHVFTAGMQDEALDFLAGTLTS